From Mauremys mutica isolate MM-2020 ecotype Southern chromosome 17, ASM2049712v1, whole genome shotgun sequence, one genomic window encodes:
- the LOC123351808 gene encoding IgGFc-binding protein-like codes for MAMKGTLLLCAWLVLLCGLCRASFRGKEFITVFMQNYVQSIGADCKLFITGYHASTTVTVTVNKGTFRRVTPVGEGQTVTVQIPASVEMFGSQTFDSTILIQADKDISVLSVNSKPNSIATTVVYPTEKLGTVYYIVTPPGKYTDQYKEFAVVAGQAPTTVDIYLKGAVLFKQENYAAGRKLTVTLAPYQALQLQSSADLSGTKIESREHVAVLTGHSCAAQNTPCDHAFEQLLPVSSWGSTYIVPPLSFQDKFDITYIVASQNTRIDYQSGPTQASRNILAGQVVEFEVRVSHPLYISASAGIQVLLFFTGAKNGISTYDPFLINIPPVTNYCHSYHIDGVKDFESHVLIVVKSSESSRITSDQRAIGNVLWRQIPGTEYSWGEYSFGIGISAHSIEHPSSPFGLLSFGGNDYGGYGSSGLCAHILPCPENSHYEACGNACPASCSDRTAPSSCREPCVETCQCDNGYVLSAGQCVPVGSCGCDYNGRYYKPNKEFWDDENCRSRCRCDPSLGLVVCQETTCKANERCAVINGVRDCHAISYSTCTASGDPHYTTFDGKKYDFMGTCIYQLAGVCSEDPTLTPFNIKVENNNHGSKAVSYTKAVTLEVYGRNITVSQQYPRKIKVDGVFMDLPFYHEEKLQAYVSGSHIAIKTAFALTVTFDWSGLVRVTVPNTYTNALCGLCGNNNQTASDDLTMRDGSRAANAIQFAESWKVGEVPGCLPSCTKDCPVCSEAQRQPYKGDGYCGVITRGDGPFRECHEVIDPAPFFDDCVFDTCQYKGHRDALCSAISAYVTACQAKGIQIGQWRSASFCSATCPHNSHYELCGNSCPATCHGLSAPDGCDAPCAEGCFCDAGFLLSGDRCVPVVQCGCVHQGRYYRKGEEFYTSASCQERCRCKDSGVVECREASCGANEQCRVENGILGCHAMGCGKCVVSGNRHYLTFDGRAFDFQGTCTYSLARVCSSDAGLVNFSVVVENESYGNGQVSVARLVVVSVHGYTVTMERGRKWKVTVDGELYTLPLAMDDGKLWINQEGNNIIVQSAFGLRVLYDTSYYVLVSIPSSYKGHVCGLCSNFNGDKNDDFLLPSGKSTQNADEFGASWKVPVDGATCTDGCGERCPVCDEAQTKPYQADSSCGLIKATSGPFKYCHSLVSLTEYFNHCLYDMCAANGAREILCQSVQAYVCQASWRHSQCLENSLLLPFHLPSQQPLRAVH; via the exons ACCGTGCAGATCCCAGCCTCTGTAGAGATGTTTGGGAGCCAAACATTTGATAGCACCATCCTGATTCAGGCTGACAAAGACATCTCTGTCCTGTCTGTTAACTCAAAGCCCAATTCCATTGCTACCACTGTAGTGTACCCCACTGAGAAGTTGGGTACTGTATATTACATTGTAACTCCCCCTGGCAAATATACAGACCAGTACAAAGAGTTTGCTGTCGTAGCAGGGCAGGCTCCCACTACAGTTGATATTTACTTGAAAGGGGCTGTACTGTTCAAACAGGAGAACTATGCTGCTGGGCGTAAACTCACTGTTACCCTCGCTCCCTACCAAGCCTTGCAACTGCAAAGCTCTGCGGATTTATCTGGCACCAAAATCGAGTCTCGGGAACATGTGGCCGTCTTGActgggcacagctgtgctgcccaaAACACCCCTTGTGATCATGCTTTCGAGCAGCTCCTGCCTGTCTCCAGCTGGGGCAGCACATACATCGTCCCTCCTCTGTCTTTCCAGGACAAGTTTGATATTACGTACATCGTCGCCTCCCAAAACACTCGCATTGACTATCAGTCAGGGCCCACACAAGCATCCCGCAACATATTGGCTGGGCAGGTTGTTGAATTTGAAGTCCGAGTCTCTCACCCACTTTACATCTCCGCTAGTGCTGGCATCCAGGTTCTTCTCTTCTTCACTGGTGCTAAAAATGGGATATCCACATATGACCCGTTCCTTATCAACATCCCACCCGTCACGAACTACTGCCACTCCTACCACATTGATGGTGTGAAGGATTTTGAGAGCCATGTGCTGATCGTAGTCAAGAGCTCAGAGTCCAGCAGGATCACCTCTGATCAGAGAGCCATAGGAAATGTCCTGTGGAGGCAGATCCCCGGCACGGAGTATTCTTGGGGAGAGTACAGCTTCGGCATAGGGATTAGTGCCCATTCCATAGAGCACCCAAGCTCTCCCTTTGGTCTGCTGAGCTTTGGAGGGAACGATTACGGTGGATATggctcatctggcctttgtgcaCACA tcctgccctgccctgagaaCAGCCACTACGAGGCCTGTGGAAACGCCTGCCCAGCCAGCTGCTCTGACCgaactgccccctcctcctgccgGGAGCCCTGCGTGGAGACCTGCCAGTGTGACAACGGTTATGTCCTGAGTGCCGGCCAGTGTGTCCCCGTGGGGAGCTGTGGTTGTGACTATAATGGCCGCTACTACAAACCCAACAAAGAGTTCTGGGACGATGAGAACTGCCGCTCTCGGTGCAGGTGTGACCCCAGCCTGGGCCTGGTGGTTTGCCAGGAGACCACCTGTAAGGCCAATGAGAGATGCGCCGTTATCAACGGGGTCCGTGACTGCCACGCAATCAGCTACTCCACCTGCACGGCCTCCGGGGACCCTCACTACACCACCTTTGATGGGAAAAAGTACGATTTCATGGGCACCTGCATCTACCAGCTGGCTGGGGTCTGCTCCGAGGACCCCACGCTCACCCCATTCAACATCAAGGTGGAGAATAACAACCACGGCAGCAAGGCCGTGTCCTACACCAAAGCGGTGACCTTGGAGGTGTACGGCAGAAACATCACTGTGAGCCAGCAATATCCCCGCAAGATCAAG GTGGATGGAGTCTTCATGGACCTGCCGTTCTACCATGAGGAGAAGCTACAGGCCTACGTCAGTGGATCCCACATCGCCATCAAGACCGCCTTCGCCCTGACGGTGACCTTCGACTGGAGTGGCCTGGTCCGGGTCACCGTGCCCAACACCTACACCAATGCCCTCTGCGGCCTCTGTGGCAACAACAACCAAACTGCCAGTGACGACCTGACCATGAGGgacgggagccgggcggccaACGCCATCCAGTTCGCAGAGAGCTGGAAGGTGGGGGAGGTCCCTGGATGCTTGCCCAGTTGCACCAAGGACTGCCCAGTCTGCAGTGAGGCTCAGAGACAACCCTACAAGGGAGATGGGTACTGCGGGGTCATCACCAGAGGGGACGGGCCGTTCAGAGAGTGCCATGAGGTCATCGACCCAGCTCCCTTCTTTGACGACTGCGTCTTTGATACCTGCCAGTACAAGGGTCACCGTGACGCTCTCTGCAGCGCGATCAGTGCCTATGTGACAGCCTGCCAGGCCAAGGGCATCCAGATAGGGCAGTGGAGATCGGCCTCATTCTGCA GTGCCACCTGCCCTCATAACTCCCACTACGAGCTCTGTGGGAACAGCTGCCCTGCCACCTGCCATGGCCTCTCGGCACCGGACGGCTGTGATGCTCCCTGTGCTGAAGGGTGTTTCTGTGACGCCGGGTTCCTCCTGAGCGGAGACCGGTGCGTCCCTGTCGTGCAGTGCGGCTGTGTGCACCAGGGCAGGTACtacaggaagggagaggagttctACACCAGCGCCTCCTGCCAGGAACGGTGCCGGTGCAAAGACAGCGGGGTCGTCGAGTGCCGGGAGGCCTCCTGCGGAGCCAACGAGCAGTGCAGGGTGGAGAATGGAATCCTAGGCTGCCACGCCATGGGCTGCGGCAAATGTGTAGTGTCTGGTAATCGACACTATCTGACCTTTGATGGACGGGCCTTTGATTTCCAGGGCACTTGCACTTACAGCTTAGCCAGAGTCTGCAGCAGTGACGCTGGGCTGGTAAACTTCTCCGTGGTGGTAGAAAATGAGAGCTACGGTAATGGGCAAGTGTCAGTGGCACGGCTGGTGGTGGTCTCCGTTCATGGTTACACCGTCAccatggagaggggaaggaagtGGAAAGTCACG GTGGACGGGGAGCTCTACACTCTCCCGCTGGCTATGGACGATGGGAAACTTTGGATCAACCAGGAGGGGAACAACATTATTGTCCAGTCTGCCTTTGGCCTCAGAGTCCTTTACGACACCTCCTATTATGTCCTAGTCTCCATCCCCAGCTCCTACAAGGGACACGTGTGCGGCTTGTGCAGCAACTTCAATGGCGACAAGAACGACGACTTCCTGCTGCCCAGTGGGAAGAGCACCCAGAACGCGGATGAGTTCGGGGCCTCCTGGAAGGTGCCTGTTGATGGTGCCACGTGCACCGATGGCTGTGGGGAAAGGTGCCCGGTCTGTGATGAAGCTCAGACAAAGCCGTACCAGGCTGACAGCTCCTGTGGGTTGATCAAAGCAACATCAGGTCCCTTTAAATACTGTCACTCGCTGGTCAGCCTTACCGAGTATTTCAACCATTGTCTCTATGACATGTGTGCTGCCAATGGAGCAAGAGAAATCCTCTGCCAGAGTGTCCAGGCCTATGTGTGCCAAGCAAGCTGGAGGCACAGTCAGTGCCTGGAGAACAGCCTCCTTCTGCC CTTTCACctgcccagccaacagccactacGAGCTGTGCACTAG